gacggcggggacggcccggcacagggcgggggccgctctcagcgcgatgccggcaaagccgcagctccggcgctgtcggccgggctgcttgagcggcacggggggatccgccgagagcctccggccccgcgcggggactcctgcaagggcccaggggcgccgggctccgaccctcggggctttactctccggcagcccgagccccgcggctgcggggcaaagaaggaaagggggcacgggaagagaggagcgagagcagcgcatgagaaagggcggcgagggagctcgggctgcgcaggaaagcgggacgggaagggaaagcccgggacgaggctgggcagaggaaggagagagggggaacagaagggagtagcgggctagggacaggacaggaaggagccgggtttgtggggggagagggaatgggggaaagggagcgagagaaggcgaatacggggagaaggaaggagggctagagagagggacaggcggggaagccccccagagccccggctgcaccccgagcccggcccggcgcctcgccctgcccgggatgctgcgctcggcggagctcggctcgctccggagacgctcggctcgagtcggctcttgtcgcctcaactcggctcttggcgcctgcattcgcctcttcggcagagctcgcctcgcttcggcccaactcccagccgctctgtgccttcggcgcgcctcggctccgctcgccccggttcgctcgaggccgtcagggtcggccgctctcgccttgcttcggccgagctcgtgcgattcccccgaaggcggcggcgttcggttgtgtttttagaaatatctttctctatcgattgtatctttctatagttagatttatatttctagaatacttctattaatccaaataaaaaccccatctctaaccaaataaatacaataaaagcCTTCTTTTAAACGAtatcgaaatatttttatactttgcataattatattcacatttatatttatagtttcttttgatgcaatctattaataattgtatataatatctataaaattctagacatgtatttaaagtattatttatattatgtatcgtatctactgctgcaactgatttttttcttctagttttaaactttatctgtatgtatttatgatatatttctagacttagatttctaccttcatattctttgtatttatcatttttatcatcaaaaccctgcctatTGACAAGTAAAAAACCCCGCTTTATTTAAcgacttaaaaaatatttttatatttataattttcatatttctgtttataatttgctctctagtacgtgataacatacctgctcctgcaccgcagtggggctccctctcctgggcacctcggggtgcccccaacggcatcagagccccgagtcttcaccccccctttgcctctagttagaaactacactggaacttttttctggaaacaaagacacgacctaaatcctctccccatgtcccagacagatagatgttcagttcttagttgactgggcagcagtttcttcaatagaacgagaaacaatatggaaacgttttagctacaagcaaataggcaaatctgaacaaggtcctggtggccagccgctgcagttattttgaagcaattttttaaacaatcaaatactgatcccacaaaaaataaagcaaaaagctgactactggctaagaaagaaggaaaaattaacttttgacgacaacaacaacattccaaggacacaggcttgTTTCCAgtctcataccttattactacctctcttgggaattctcatcgtggatcccaaaaggaataaatccctcagcgtgtcctaaagcaccaaggagctacctacaagtgaaggtggctactttcagtgcagacacagctgatgacacagcagtagcgcagttctatgctgcccagggataatactgtctcctcttctccagcagctgactctctcctgccatggtttctgtaaatgcatcagagcacgaccttaaacacaaacaggcaagaaaacaccatcagaagtcttgCATGaagcactacaagaagggttccaagcagagaccaacagaatttcaaggaagcagtatgcaattaaaccacctcagactcgttcaagtatccggcaggtagatggaaccaaaatggaaccattcagaaacgacaaagaaaacctccccaagtatttatacaggagtccttaacgtcagaaatgggatgacaggttatgttcagataagatgaatgtttatttggatgtagaaataaacttctctcatggtcctttgccaaaaaatagaacctacaagtgaacacctacacctgcctaaaaagacctaacgagcccctggcagccaccggcatcaaagcacaggggatgtttctaatccaggctaaggagaacaacatcaccttttgttctctccagtttgtttcctctgcagtcctatttgcttcttatgatttttacactctctgtatcttctcgggcagcgctgagtctgacgaccgggatacgagagtccttccctgccctacggagagaaccaggaaaaaaagttaaaaaaagaacagggcagtttgaagttaatacttccgacgagaagcagcacctgacaaacagagtgaacaaagcgtgatacctccctggggacagaagacttacaaactctccgggatttacaatcctagtaaccaagcccttcagcacagcagccaagtgtcccattaggtggtgctgcaccaaggaatgatccgagaggttccaaagagtgaaacgcacgttattttccaaagacgtaaaatcgtgcaaaataacaaaactacaatagatctaaactacagggcaagagtacaagtgttaacttgaggagctggaaccatccagtGAGCAACTGCTAcctggatcctcaacagagtttgagaaaccctccaggatacagaagggttttccccagaaatgtcacaggccgagttttgatagaagtacacttgccagatgctcagaaacgtcacccatcctcctccgggtgtcctgagagagctgcgaatggctctcacgtggtttgagctggttctgtaagggctcagggtgaatttcaccagatgcagccaaactgggcaacacccagtgggacagaaggaacccaaagcttgttttacccaaagcttgggtaagcagagccccagcaaatactgaggaaacggacagaacagggtaacaaataataaacatacctttttttttttttttttttagatgagcaaaacaattaaggagaaggtggaaaactcaccatgactgaacatttcatcacctgtaagctgaccatccttagcatagaggactccaaatttaaaattcaccgatccctggaaaataaaaccaaatattatttggtaaacagccaaacagaagacataaaaATTTGTTTCCTCTAATCTTGGCATACATCCTACGCAttagaacatacattttatactatctcctactacacaataatttacctttaaactttgatagtatagcataaaatCATTAACTTATATTGGTGATctattattattaagttggtgcttcaagttatttttgctgtcaggttcaaaaaaacattacttctttttactgtaacgagcaattgatttagaagtcatcaaaagcccatcaaaatacaaagctgtactcaccggacgggtctgtgagcaagaagtagtcaggcttgtactcacctcttgcccttcaagaaccaataaatcctgtcaacaaaaacagcatctttagccccctcctattaaagattctacaaggatgatggttttatttgtgtttagtagaagtttggatttgaaatggccagttcaatggataaagagacagtttaagtagtattagattattattattattattattattattattagctactggaagaaacaaaccagtggtatctatacttaattacttctgtttccagaaaataataaagaaaaagaaccaaacaaagaaaagtcacttcctaccttttgtatctcaggatgaaaaatgtctcttgggctcttctccagtttctccagactcctggcactgaaatgcaaatgaacgagtgctttagaggagggcaagtgcacattccaaccccgaaccaccaaccgattgcagttacagcgcttacaaaatgaatcgttcccagagcctctgggaaatggaacggttggtgcaactgccatttcttccccaaaatactaacttccaacacttcctaaacttagtttgcattttaaaaacagaaattagggagactcagggtggagatcaggttgaaattgatttccttctaaagcacagggctctgttccatcacccttcactttggctccacacagaatcacggggagcattttaggagggctcaagaaccaattctatttctctcttttttctagttctctctcttcctaaatcattcaaggcaagtcaaatgaaaaaggacaagttcagcatcaaatgcacactttttccctttgtctgctcaagaacaggctttaaaaccacttcttgctgccttcaacgattaagacttgTAAAACCCTTTTTACATGTTGgataggtttatcataaaaaccacagaacgcaagctctgaattacaggaaaaggtacacaggcaaatatctaAACTGATGGTGGCTTGTCAATCCATACCTTAAtggagattgcactgagaatggTTTTGTGGGACTCCAAGGGAGACAgattttctgagtaccctgaaaacaagaaaagctgggatatattacaggacatacccacttgttctgcatattcaaataggattattaataaaaacaattaagttaaaaaagaaggaagaaaaccaaggtaattttactcagctatatttactgccgatttagagaaaaaaaatagtcacgggtgctgcaaagaaaaaaaaagtgaaccagaaacgcctacagtagaactttaaaacaattgcttggataaaagcagctcatggaacatgaagtagaaaaaaagcgaaaccagtatcagacctgcctattttctcaccattgcacaagaaaaatccgacaagcggtataaagtcactgcctaaaaccgatcctaggatgtaaccaagaacaattgaggcatttgctaatctaaacggaaaccttttccggaccctagtgtcaaatcacacgttttgccttgcagcagctcgaggctggagagcatttcccctgggggtcgggagggtaggggcacaaggggctgagtttgcggatcgcacctgtgccagcagaaggatccagcccggcgctccttgcgctcgccattctccgggccatcgctgtgttttactgctcagcgatgccgctccatctgtttgcgtggaagaaagagccacgagcactgaggcactcagcagccgtgtcattccagccgctcgtccgcccccgcccgcagcagcggcagcagcccgagggacacggctgcagctcggcggctcccgcgcctccgccagccgccgcacagtgaccgcggcagcgcccggcgccgctcgcccggggcggctcctgcagctcccggcccgcggcagcaaagcaccgcctggcgctccgccatcggcgggcggcagcgcgccccgcccgagctgagc
The Molothrus aeneus isolate 106 unplaced genomic scaffold, BPBGC_Maene_1.0 scaffold_80, whole genome shotgun sequence DNA segment above includes these coding regions:
- the LOC136571179 gene encoding GTPase-activating Rap/Ran-GAP domain-like protein 3; the encoded protein is MTRLLSASVLVALSSTQTDGAASLSSKTQRWPGEWRAQGAPGWILLLAQGTQKICLPWSPTKPFSVQSPLSARSLEKLEKSPRDIFHPEIQKDLLVLEGQEGSVNFKFGVLYAKDGQLTGDEMFSHGQGRTLVSRSSDSALPEKIQRV